Proteins encoded by one window of Thermobaculum terrenum ATCC BAA-798:
- the glnA gene encoding type I glutamate--ammonia ligase: protein MGKVLIEEQIVQEGMTPKEVIARAHEAGVAIVDLRFVDLLGTWQHFSIPVSELSEKLFLEGAGFDGSSIRGFQHIHESDMILIPDPSTAVVDPLLKVPTMSITCSVYDPVTGQPYSRDPRYVAQKAENYLRETGIATVSYWGPEAEFYIFNSIRFDQDSHYGFYFIDSEEGIWNSGNDGGVPNLGYRPRFKEGYFPVPPTDKLQDLRSEIVQNLIAAGIDVEVHHHEVGTAGQAEIDMAFKSLTRMADQLMMYKYVVKNTCYQKGYVATFMPKPIFGDNGSGMHVHQSLWKEDQNLFFSPEGYAGLSDLARWYIGGILLHSPSILAFAAPTTNSYRRLVPGFEAPVYLMYSKRNRSACVRIPMYSNNPKAKRIEYRAPDPSCNPYLAFAAMLMAGLDGIKNKIEPPAPMDQDLYELPEEAITKLPSAPSSLAESLSALENDHDYLLQGDVFTKDLIETWLSIKKKEVSEINRRPHPYEFFMYHDA, encoded by the coding sequence ATGGGTAAGGTCTTGATCGAAGAGCAAATCGTTCAGGAAGGAATGACGCCTAAAGAAGTCATCGCTCGTGCACACGAAGCTGGAGTGGCTATTGTTGACTTGAGATTTGTCGACCTGCTAGGTACTTGGCAGCACTTTAGCATTCCAGTATCCGAACTGAGTGAAAAACTGTTTCTGGAAGGAGCAGGCTTCGATGGTTCTTCCATAAGGGGATTCCAGCACATACATGAGTCCGATATGATACTTATCCCTGATCCCTCAACGGCTGTCGTAGACCCTCTACTGAAAGTACCGACCATGTCAATTACGTGCTCCGTATACGACCCAGTAACAGGGCAGCCTTACAGTAGAGATCCTAGATACGTAGCTCAAAAGGCCGAGAACTATCTTAGGGAAACTGGCATAGCTACTGTTAGCTATTGGGGGCCTGAAGCCGAATTTTACATCTTCAACTCAATAAGGTTTGATCAAGACAGTCACTACGGTTTCTATTTTATAGACAGCGAAGAGGGCATATGGAACAGCGGTAACGACGGTGGAGTTCCTAATCTTGGGTACAGACCAAGATTCAAAGAAGGTTATTTCCCCGTTCCACCCACCGATAAGCTTCAAGACCTCAGATCTGAGATAGTACAGAACCTTATAGCTGCCGGTATCGATGTAGAAGTGCATCATCATGAGGTCGGCACTGCTGGTCAAGCCGAGATAGACATGGCTTTCAAATCCCTCACCCGTATGGCTGACCAGCTGATGATGTACAAATACGTGGTGAAGAATACTTGTTACCAGAAGGGCTATGTGGCTACGTTTATGCCCAAGCCGATTTTTGGAGACAATGGTTCAGGTATGCATGTACATCAAAGCCTATGGAAGGAAGATCAAAACCTGTTTTTCAGTCCAGAAGGCTATGCTGGGCTAAGCGACCTGGCCAGGTGGTATATCGGCGGGATATTGTTACACTCTCCGTCTATACTAGCGTTCGCAGCTCCAACTACCAACTCATATCGAAGATTAGTTCCAGGATTTGAGGCTCCGGTATACCTCATGTACTCAAAGCGCAATAGATCAGCTTGTGTACGAATACCGATGTACAGCAATAATCCTAAAGCCAAGCGAATAGAATATAGAGCTCCGGATCCTAGCTGTAACCCATACTTAGCATTCGCGGCGATGCTTATGGCTGGTCTGGATGGAATCAAGAACAAGATAGAGCCTCCTGCTCCTATGGATCAGGATCTCTACGAACTACCAGAAGAAGCTATTACTAAGCTGCCGTCTGCTCCATCTTCACTAGCCGAGTCACTCTCTGCACTGGAGAATGATCACGATTACCTGTTGCAGGGAGATGTATTTACCAAGGATCTCATAGAAACCTGGCTGTCTATAAAGAAGAAGGAAGTTTCCGAGATAAACAGAAGACCTCATCCTTACGAGTTCTTCATGTATCACGATGCGTAG